One window of Mesorhizobium sp. PAMC28654 genomic DNA carries:
- the istA gene encoding IS21 family transposase translates to MKYRQNNSIEVAAAKASISRATAYRIKTDAHLPSQKQKARGRRRPDPLEHIFDAEVVPLLKAAPGIRVVAIYEEMLRRHPELSAGIRRTLERRIRSWRAIHGEEQEVIFRQLHEPGRLGLSDFTDMGSLDVSIAGQSLDHLLYHFRLAWSGFEHTHVILGGESFVALAEGLQNALWSLGGAPLYHRSDSLSAAFRNLSADAKEDLTHRYEELCAHYRMTPTRNNKGIAHENGSIESSHGHLKDAIRDALLMRGSRNFDDLGAYRAFIDEIVSRHNANHGKRIDAERPQLQELPDQRTSDFEEVVVTVSRTGGFTLRKVFYTVPSRLIGHRLRIRLFDDRLEVFMGGTKLMTLPRGRGHADGRHDQVVNYRHVIHSLRKKPMALLNLVYRDKLFPRQEYRRAFDELIERLPDRQACKIMVDLLALAHDRGCERELAEQLTETLDAGDLPDIAVLRTLLGPDPARLPTVLVQLASLNGYEALIGATHVGDVA, encoded by the coding sequence ATGAAGTACCGACAAAACAATTCTATCGAGGTCGCCGCCGCCAAGGCGTCGATCAGCAGGGCGACGGCCTATCGCATCAAGACGGACGCGCACCTGCCATCGCAAAAGCAAAAGGCTCGTGGCCGGCGGAGGCCTGACCCTCTCGAGCATATCTTCGATGCCGAGGTCGTTCCCCTTTTGAAGGCGGCGCCAGGCATCCGTGTTGTCGCCATCTATGAGGAGATGCTGCGGCGGCACCCGGAACTGAGCGCGGGCATTCGCCGAACGCTGGAGCGGCGCATCCGGTCATGGCGTGCCATCCACGGCGAAGAGCAGGAGGTTATCTTCCGCCAGCTTCACGAACCCGGCCGACTCGGGCTATCGGATTTTACCGACATGGGCAGCCTTGACGTGTCGATCGCCGGCCAGTCTCTTGATCATCTACTCTACCACTTCCGGCTCGCCTGGTCCGGCTTTGAACACACCCATGTCATTCTCGGCGGCGAGAGCTTCGTGGCCCTGGCCGAAGGACTGCAGAACGCGCTGTGGTCGCTTGGGGGAGCGCCGCTCTATCATCGCAGCGACAGCCTGTCGGCGGCTTTCCGCAACCTCAGCGCCGATGCGAAGGAGGATCTCACGCATCGCTACGAAGAGCTTTGCGCGCACTACCGCATGACGCCGACCCGCAACAACAAGGGCATCGCGCACGAGAACGGTTCGATCGAAAGCAGCCATGGCCATCTCAAGGATGCCATCCGTGACGCCCTTCTGATGCGCGGCAGCAGAAATTTCGACGATCTCGGCGCGTATCGAGCCTTCATCGACGAGATCGTCAGCCGGCACAACGCCAATCATGGCAAGCGCATCGATGCCGAACGCCCTCAACTGCAGGAACTTCCAGACCAGCGGACCAGCGACTTCGAGGAGGTGGTCGTCACCGTGTCGCGGACCGGCGGCTTCACCTTGCGCAAGGTCTTCTACACCGTTCCCTCCCGCCTGATCGGACATCGGCTTCGCATCCGCCTGTTCGATGATCGCCTCGAGGTCTTTATGGGAGGAACAAAGCTGATGACGCTGCCCAGGGGCCGAGGCCATGCCGACGGGAGGCACGATCAGGTCGTCAACTATCGGCACGTCATCCATTCCCTGCGCAAAAAGCCGATGGCGCTTCTTAATCTCGTCTATCGTGACAAGCTCTTCCCGCGGCAGGAATACCGCAGGGCCTTCGACGAGCTCATTGAGCGGCTGCCGGACAGGCAGGCGTGCAAGATCATGGTCGATCTGCTGGCGCTGGCCCACGATCGAGGCTGCGAGCGTGAGCTTGCCGAGCAACTCACCGAGACCCTCGACGCCGGCGACCTGCCCGATATTGCCGTCTTGCGAACCCTCCTCGGCCCGGACCCCGCACGGCTGCCGACCGTCTTGGTGCAACTCGCTTCCCTTAACGGCTATGAAGCCCTGATCGGGGCAACCCATGTGGGAGACGTCGCATGA
- a CDS encoding DUF1868 domain-containing protein, translating to MPASVRPSLAGFFAGSNPTTPAHLGTRYDTSGNFLVEPGNTVVSHLGGSPSEAVVLAVRERMMAMLDAARRQTR from the coding sequence ATGCCTGCCTCAGTCAGACCCTCGCTCGCCGGATTCTTTGCCGGCTCCAATCCGACTACTCCCGCGCATCTCGGCACGCGTTACGACACATCCGGTAACTTCCTGGTAGAGCCCGGCAATACCGTGGTCAGCCATCTCGGCGGTTCGCCATCCGAGGCCGTGGTGCTTGCCGTGCGCGAGCGGATGATGGCGATGCTCGACGCTGCGCGGCGACAAACAAGGTGA
- a CDS encoding SDR family oxidoreductase produces the protein MDSVSQAPLILITGGGRGVGAATARLAAAQGYDVAISFVSNESAALAVAADVEAAGRRALPVRADSADPEQVARLFAAIDREFGRIDVLVNNAAILAQKSQLEDLEFERMRRIFAVNSIGPILCAQQAVKRMSYRHNGRGGAVINISSASARLGSPKEYVDYAASKGAVETFTIGFAKEVARDGIRVNCIRPGHIYTDMHASGGEPGRVDRVKDSIPMGRGGQPEEVARAILWLASAEASFITGTFLDVTGGK, from the coding sequence ATGGATAGCGTCTCTCAAGCGCCGCTAATTCTGATAACGGGTGGAGGTCGTGGCGTGGGCGCGGCGACTGCGCGGCTCGCTGCCGCACAAGGTTACGATGTGGCCATCAGCTTTGTCTCCAACGAGTCTGCCGCCCTTGCGGTGGCGGCTGACGTGGAAGCTGCCGGGCGACGGGCTTTGCCCGTACGCGCGGATAGCGCGGACCCAGAGCAGGTCGCTCGGTTATTCGCCGCGATCGACCGGGAGTTCGGCCGTATCGATGTACTGGTCAACAACGCTGCGATACTTGCGCAGAAGTCTCAGCTAGAGGATCTCGAATTCGAGCGGATGCGGCGTATCTTCGCGGTCAACTCGATCGGCCCTATCCTTTGTGCACAGCAAGCGGTGAAGCGGATGTCGTATCGCCACAACGGCCGGGGCGGCGCCGTGATCAACATCTCGTCGGCATCGGCCCGGCTCGGCAGTCCAAAAGAATATGTCGACTACGCTGCGTCGAAGGGTGCCGTTGAGACATTCACGATCGGTTTTGCCAAGGAAGTCGCGCGGGATGGGATACGCGTCAACTGCATTCGCCCCGGTCATATCTACACCGACATGCATGCTAGCGGCGGGGAGCCGGGACGGGTGGATCGCGTCAAGGACTCGATCCCGATGGGGCGAGGCGGCCAGCCCGAAGAGGTCGCACGGGCAATCCTATGGCTCGCGAGCGCCGAAGCTTCCTTCATCACAGGCACGTTCCTCGATGTCACCGGCGGCAAGTGA
- a CDS encoding DapH/DapD/GlmU-related protein: MTRRLSETPLIHPTAQVENSTLGRWTEIADRSRVTESDLGDYSYMMQDCSVWCTAIGKFSNIAASVRMNATNHPTWRPTMHHFTYRASDYWDDAEHESEFFAQRRAKRVTVGHDTWLGHGSTILPGVTVGDGAAVGAGAVVSKDVAPYTVVAGVPAKPIRERFDRRIAERYQALAWWDWDHARLRASLDDFRELSAEAFLEKHGG; encoded by the coding sequence ATGACCCGGAGGCTTTCGGAAACGCCCCTGATCCACCCGACGGCGCAGGTCGAGAACTCGACGCTTGGCCGCTGGACCGAGATTGCCGACCGCAGCCGGGTTACGGAAAGCGATCTCGGCGATTATTCCTACATGATGCAGGACTGCTCGGTGTGGTGCACCGCCATCGGCAAGTTCTCCAACATCGCCGCCAGCGTGCGCATGAATGCCACCAATCACCCGACCTGGCGGCCGACGATGCATCATTTCACCTACCGCGCCTCCGACTACTGGGACGACGCCGAGCATGAGAGCGAATTCTTCGCCCAGCGCCGCGCCAAGCGGGTCACCGTCGGCCACGACACCTGGCTTGGCCACGGCTCCACCATCCTGCCAGGCGTCACCGTCGGTGATGGCGCCGCGGTCGGCGCTGGTGCGGTGGTCTCGAAAGATGTCGCGCCCTACACCGTCGTCGCGGGCGTGCCGGCGAAGCCGATCCGCGAGCGTTTCGACCGTCGCATCGCCGAACGCTACCAGGCGCTGGCCTGGTGGGACTGGGACCATGCCAGGTTGCGCGCCTCACTCGACGATTTCCGCGAGCTCTCGGCGGAGGCTTTTCTGGAAAAACATGGCGGATAG
- the phnL gene encoding phosphonate C-P lyase system protein PhnL, translating into MPTPLVVSDVAKSFTMHLRDGIKLPVVSGVSFSIRAGECTVLGGPSGAGKSSILKMLYGNYAVDEGQIIVHHEGGLIDLATASPRTVLAVRRQTIGYVSQFLRTVPRVSALDVIAEPLVERGEERETAREKARALLAQLNLPEKLWALPPATFSGGEQQRVNIARGFIIEHPILLLDEPTASLDATNREVVIALIAAKKAAGVALLGIFHDHDVREAVADRVIDVTAFGTSKIAA; encoded by the coding sequence ATGCCCACCCCCCTCGTTGTTTCCGACGTCGCCAAGAGCTTCACCATGCATCTGCGCGACGGCATCAAATTGCCGGTGGTCTCCGGTGTGTCCTTCTCGATCAGGGCTGGCGAATGCACCGTGCTGGGCGGCCCGTCCGGCGCCGGCAAGAGCTCGATCCTGAAGATGCTCTACGGCAATTATGCCGTCGACGAAGGCCAGATCATCGTCCACCACGAAGGCGGCCTCATCGATCTTGCGACGGCCAGCCCGCGCACCGTGCTTGCGGTACGCCGGCAAACGATCGGCTATGTCAGCCAGTTCCTGCGCACCGTACCGCGCGTCTCGGCACTCGACGTGATCGCCGAACCGCTGGTCGAGCGCGGCGAGGAACGCGAGACGGCGCGCGAAAAGGCGCGCGCCCTGCTGGCACAGCTCAACCTGCCCGAAAAACTGTGGGCGCTGCCGCCGGCGACCTTCTCGGGCGGCGAGCAGCAGCGCGTCAACATCGCGCGCGGCTTTATCATCGAGCACCCGATCCTGCTGCTCGACGAGCCGACGGCGTCACTCGACGCCACGAACCGTGAGGTGGTCATCGCATTGATCGCCGCCAAGAAGGCGGCGGGTGTCGCCCTGCTCGGCATTTTCCACGACCATGACGTGCGCGAGGCGGTTGCCGACCGCGTCATCGACGTGACCGCTTTCGGCACCTCGAAGATCGCCGCATGA
- the phnK gene encoding phosphonate C-P lyase system protein PhnK: MTDEPLLRVSALSKFYGSRVGCENVTFDLWPGEVLAVVGESGSGKTTLLNCLATRLLPSSGTASYRMRDGQFRELYRMSEAERRFLMRTDWGFVHQNPADGLRMTVSAGANVGERLMAVGDRHYGKIRATAVDWLSRVEIDEDRIDDEPRAFSGGMRQRLQIARNLVTGPRLVFMDEPTGGLDVSVQARLLDLLRGLVTDLGLAAIVVTHDLAVARLLSQRMMVMKDGRVVESGLTDRVLDDPRAPYTQLLVSSILQV, encoded by the coding sequence ATGACCGACGAACCGCTGCTGCGCGTCTCGGCGCTCTCCAAATTCTACGGCTCGCGCGTCGGCTGCGAGAACGTCACCTTCGACCTCTGGCCCGGCGAGGTTCTGGCCGTCGTCGGCGAATCCGGTTCTGGCAAGACGACGCTGCTCAACTGCCTGGCGACGCGGCTGCTGCCGAGTTCCGGCACGGCCAGCTACCGAATGCGCGACGGCCAGTTCCGCGAGCTCTACCGCATGAGCGAGGCCGAACGGCGCTTCCTGATGCGCACCGACTGGGGCTTCGTACACCAGAATCCCGCCGACGGCCTGCGCATGACGGTGTCGGCCGGCGCCAATGTCGGTGAGCGGCTGATGGCGGTCGGCGACCGCCACTACGGCAAGATCCGCGCCACCGCGGTCGACTGGCTGTCACGCGTCGAGATCGACGAGGATCGCATCGACGACGAGCCGCGCGCCTTTTCCGGCGGCATGCGCCAGCGCCTGCAGATCGCCCGCAACCTCGTCACCGGTCCCCGGCTGGTGTTCATGGATGAGCCGACCGGCGGCCTCGACGTCTCGGTGCAGGCACGTCTACTCGACCTGCTGCGCGGTCTGGTCACCGATCTCGGCCTCGCGGCCATCGTCGTCACCCACGACCTCGCCGTCGCCCGACTCCTGTCGCAGCGCATGATGGTGATGAAGGACGGCCGCGTCGTCGAGAGCGGTCTCACCGACCGCGTGCTCGACGATCCCCGCGCGCCTTATACGCAATTGCTTGTTTCCTCGATTCTACAGGTTTGA
- a CDS encoding alpha-D-ribose 1-methylphosphonate 5-phosphate C-P-lyase PhnJ yields MTDIATYNFAYLDEQTKRMIRRAILKGIAIPGYQVPFASREMPMPYGWGTGGVQVTASIIGPDDVLKVIDQGADDTTNAVSIRAFFKKVANVAVTTNTASATIIQTRHRIPEHPLSAGQVLVYQVPIPEPLRFLEPRETETRKMHALEEYGLMHVKLYEDIARHGRIATTYAYPVKVDGRYVMDPSPTPKFDNPKMHQSPALQLFGAGREKRIYALPPFTDVVSLDFEDHPFEVQTFDQPCALCAAENVYLDEVILDDHGGHMFVCSDTDHCEKRRADGHRGHLAPEAHIASDTMEPAQ; encoded by the coding sequence ATGACCGACATCGCCACCTACAATTTCGCCTATCTCGACGAGCAGACCAAGCGGATGATCCGCCGGGCGATCCTCAAGGGCATCGCCATTCCCGGCTATCAGGTGCCATTCGCCTCGCGCGAAATGCCGATGCCCTATGGCTGGGGCACTGGCGGCGTGCAGGTCACCGCCTCGATCATCGGTCCCGACGATGTGCTGAAGGTGATCGACCAGGGCGCTGACGACACCACCAATGCGGTCTCCATACGCGCCTTCTTCAAGAAGGTCGCCAACGTTGCCGTCACCACCAACACGGCCAGCGCCACCATCATCCAGACCCGTCACCGCATCCCCGAACATCCGCTGAGCGCCGGTCAGGTGCTTGTCTACCAGGTGCCGATCCCCGAACCGCTGCGCTTCCTTGAGCCGCGCGAGACCGAAACGCGCAAAATGCACGCGCTGGAGGAATATGGCCTGATGCATGTGAAGCTCTACGAGGATATCGCCCGGCACGGCCGCATCGCCACCACCTATGCCTATCCGGTCAAGGTCGACGGCCGTTATGTGATGGACCCTTCGCCGACGCCGAAGTTCGACAATCCCAAGATGCACCAGTCGCCGGCCCTGCAACTGTTCGGCGCCGGCCGCGAGAAGCGCATCTACGCGCTGCCACCCTTCACCGACGTCGTCAGCCTCGACTTCGAGGATCACCCGTTCGAGGTGCAGACCTTCGACCAGCCCTGCGCGCTGTGCGCGGCCGAGAATGTCTACCTCGACGAGGTCATCCTCGACGATCATGGCGGCCACATGTTCGTCTGCTCCGACACCGATCACTGCGAGAAGCGCAGGGCGGACGGCCATCGCGGCCATCTTGCCCCTGAAGCCCATATTGCCTCGGACACAATGGAGCCGGCACAATGA
- a CDS encoding carbon-phosphorus lyase complex subunit PhnI: protein MYVAVKGGEAAIANAHSLLADRRRGDRSVPALRLDQIVEQLALGVDRVMSEGSLYDRELAALAIVQARGDMIEAIFLVRAYRTTLPRFGYTKAIDTAAMQVERRVSATYKDLPGGQLLGPTFDYTHRLLDPELAAGGDVAEPQQRTSEAEAMPRVSAILAREGLIEPDGDMPKDHVPGDITREPLEFPMARDIRLQALSRGDEGFLLALGYSTQRGYARNHPFVGEIRIGEVELELDVPELPFAVPLGTVRVTECQMVNQFKGSAKAPPQFTRGYGLVFGQSERKAMAMALCDRALRATELGEDVVAAAQDEEFVISHSDNVQATGFVEHLKLPHYVDFQAELDLVRRMRAEYDARENPVKAEEKREAAE, encoded by the coding sequence ATGTATGTCGCGGTAAAAGGCGGCGAAGCCGCAATCGCCAACGCCCACAGCCTTCTTGCCGATCGCCGGCGCGGCGACCGTTCGGTGCCCGCACTTCGCCTCGACCAGATCGTCGAGCAGCTGGCGCTCGGCGTCGACCGGGTGATGAGCGAAGGTTCGCTCTACGACCGTGAACTGGCGGCATTGGCAATCGTCCAGGCACGCGGCGACATGATCGAGGCGATCTTCCTTGTTCGTGCCTATCGCACCACGTTGCCTCGCTTTGGCTACACCAAGGCGATCGACACCGCCGCGATGCAAGTCGAGCGGCGCGTGTCGGCGACCTACAAGGATCTGCCAGGCGGCCAGCTTCTCGGCCCGACCTTCGACTATACGCACCGGCTGCTGGACCCCGAGCTTGCCGCTGGTGGCGACGTCGCCGAACCGCAACAGCGCACCAGTGAGGCGGAAGCCATGCCGCGCGTCTCCGCGATCCTTGCCCGCGAAGGCCTGATCGAGCCGGATGGCGACATGCCGAAGGATCACGTTCCTGGCGATATCACCCGCGAGCCGCTGGAATTCCCGATGGCGCGCGACATTCGCCTGCAGGCGCTGTCACGCGGCGACGAGGGCTTTCTGCTGGCGCTCGGCTATTCCACCCAGCGCGGCTATGCCCGCAACCACCCCTTCGTCGGTGAAATCCGCATCGGCGAGGTCGAACTGGAACTCGACGTGCCCGAATTGCCCTTCGCCGTGCCGCTCGGAACAGTGCGTGTCACCGAATGCCAGATGGTCAACCAGTTCAAGGGTTCGGCCAAGGCGCCGCCGCAATTCACGCGCGGCTATGGCCTCGTCTTCGGCCAAAGCGAGCGCAAGGCAATGGCCATGGCGCTGTGCGACCGGGCGCTGCGCGCCACCGAACTCGGCGAGGATGTCGTCGCCGCTGCGCAGGACGAGGAGTTCGTCATTTCGCATTCGGACAATGTCCAGGCCACCGGCTTTGTCGAGCATCTGAAACTGCCGCACTATGTCGACTTCCAGGCCGAACTCGACCTCGTGCGCCGCATGCGCGCCGAATACGACGCGCGTGAAAACCCTGTGAAGGCCGAAGAGAAAAGGGAGGCAGCGGAATGA
- the phnH gene encoding phosphonate C-P lyase system protein PhnH — protein MDITAQSIEGGFADPVFNAQTVFRTVMDAMARPGMVRKLPALARPPSPLWATAGAIALALCDNDTPIWLDPALQASVTVKSWLGFHSGAPLANTPADAHFALITAPCEMMALDGFSQGTQEYPDRSTTLILQVSDLASGAPLLLQGPGIETTATIAPAQMPRHFVEQWKQNNQRFPRGIDIILATPDGIACLPRTTRIKTMEA, from the coding sequence ATGGACATCACGGCCCAATCAATCGAGGGCGGCTTCGCCGACCCGGTGTTCAATGCCCAGACCGTGTTCCGTACCGTGATGGACGCGATGGCGCGGCCGGGCATGGTGCGGAAGCTGCCGGCCCTTGCCCGCCCGCCGTCGCCGCTATGGGCGACAGCCGGTGCCATCGCGCTGGCGCTGTGCGACAATGATACGCCGATCTGGCTCGATCCTGCTTTGCAGGCCTCCGTGACGGTGAAATCCTGGCTTGGTTTCCACTCCGGCGCACCGCTGGCCAACACGCCGGCGGACGCCCATTTCGCCTTGATTACCGCCCCTTGCGAAATGATGGCGCTCGATGGCTTTTCCCAAGGCACCCAGGAATATCCCGACCGCTCCACGACGCTGATCCTGCAGGTGAGCGATCTTGCTTCGGGCGCGCCTCTGCTGCTGCAGGGACCCGGCATCGAGACGACGGCGACGATCGCGCCGGCGCAGATGCCGCGCCACTTCGTCGAACAATGGAAACAGAACAACCAGCGCTTTCCGCGCGGCATCGACATCATCCTTGCCACTCCGGACGGCATTGCCTGCCTGCCGCGTACCACGCGCATCAAGACGATGGAGGCCTGA
- the phnG gene encoding phosphonate C-P lyase system protein PhnG — MRGQEARDQAQRKAAMATLAQSSGDDIVRLWNESGLPSQAELLRGPETGLVTVRGRIGGGGAPFNVGEATVTRATVRLPSGQVGHCYALGRDKQKAKLAAIADALWQDPARRREVETRIIAPLQQGLVRAREQRRAETAATKVDFFTMVRGED, encoded by the coding sequence ATGCGAGGACAGGAAGCGCGCGATCAGGCTCAGCGCAAGGCCGCCATGGCAACCCTGGCGCAATCCAGTGGCGACGACATCGTTCGCCTGTGGAACGAGTCCGGCCTGCCCTCGCAAGCCGAGCTGCTGCGTGGTCCCGAAACCGGGTTGGTCACCGTGCGTGGCCGGATCGGCGGCGGCGGCGCACCGTTCAATGTCGGCGAGGCGACGGTGACGCGCGCCACGGTCCGGCTTCCATCCGGACAGGTCGGCCATTGCTACGCGCTCGGCCGCGACAAGCAGAAGGCGAAGCTGGCGGCCATCGCCGACGCGCTCTGGCAAGACCCGGCCCGGCGCCGCGAGGTCGAGACCAGGATCATCGCACCCTTGCAGCAGGGACTGGTCAGGGCGCGGGAACAAAGACGCGCCGAGACGGCGGCAACGAAGGTGGATTTCTTCACCATGGTACGCGGAGAAGACTGA
- the phnF gene encoding phosphonate metabolism transcriptional regulator PhnF, with protein MVGQDKVNSIERRSGVSLWRQIADGILQSIAAGDFAENAALPPEVALAERYGVNRHTVRNAIAALVQEGVLRAEQGRGTFVLSRKRLSYPIGARTRFSTGLQGQTSERHIVLLASSVEPASQRVAEGLGLAKGENVIRLETRGEADGLPVSRAAGWFDAQRFAGIDAAMAETGSITASLARFGIDDYLRQSTVLSARHADAADLADLDLQPGAIVLVTVSVNVTPEGQPIQFSESRFPAERVELKLSAL; from the coding sequence ATGGTCGGACAGGACAAGGTCAACAGTATCGAGCGGCGCAGCGGGGTCTCTCTGTGGCGGCAGATCGCCGACGGGATCCTGCAGTCGATCGCGGCAGGGGATTTTGCGGAGAATGCCGCGCTGCCGCCTGAAGTGGCACTGGCCGAGCGCTATGGCGTCAACCGCCACACGGTGCGCAACGCCATTGCGGCATTGGTGCAGGAAGGGGTGCTGCGGGCCGAGCAGGGACGCGGCACATTCGTGCTGTCGCGCAAGCGCCTGTCTTATCCGATCGGCGCGCGGACGCGCTTCTCGACAGGCCTGCAGGGCCAGACATCCGAACGCCATATCGTCCTGCTCGCCTCTTCGGTCGAGCCTGCCAGCCAGCGCGTCGCCGAGGGGCTAGGACTTGCCAAGGGCGAGAATGTGATACGGCTGGAAACACGCGGCGAAGCAGACGGGCTGCCGGTGTCGCGCGCTGCCGGCTGGTTCGATGCCCAACGCTTTGCCGGCATCGATGCCGCGATGGCGGAAACCGGGTCGATCACCGCATCGCTGGCACGTTTCGGCATAGACGATTATCTCAGGCAATCGACCGTGCTGTCGGCGCGCCATGCCGATGCGGCGGACCTTGCCGATCTCGACCTGCAGCCCGGAGCCATCGTGTTGGTCACGGTCTCCGTCAACGTTACGCCCGAAGGCCAGCCGATCCAGTTTTCCGAGTCGCGGTTTCCCGCCGAGCGAGTCGAACTTAAATTGTCGGCGCTTTGA
- a CDS encoding zinc-binding alcohol dehydrogenase family protein, with protein sequence MKAVVCRSPGDLILEDRPAPSAPAPGWALVAVSHVGICGTDYHIFEGKHPFLAYPRVMGHEVSGTVIEVGEGVDLAVGEPVVINPYLSCGTCIACRHGKPNCCVRIEVLGVHRDGAMCEQILVPQQNLYPVNGLSLADAAAVEFLAIGAHAVRRSRADPGARTLVIGAGPIGLGTAIFARIAGLDVTLLDTSSERLDFAASELGFQTLDGSRGAAPDLVKHATSGEGFDVVFDATGNTQSVQSAFAHVAHGGTLVLVSVVKDDISFSDPEFHKREMTLIGSRNALRADFDHVAASIRNGAVPMAKLVTHRTALAETPANLARWAHEKSGLIKAVIEVG encoded by the coding sequence ATGAAAGCTGTCGTCTGCCGCTCGCCCGGCGATCTCATCCTGGAAGATCGTCCCGCTCCCAGCGCACCCGCTCCCGGCTGGGCGCTGGTCGCGGTCAGCCATGTCGGCATCTGCGGCACCGACTACCACATCTTCGAAGGCAAGCACCCGTTCCTGGCCTATCCGCGTGTCATGGGCCATGAAGTGTCGGGGACGGTGATCGAGGTTGGTGAAGGTGTCGATCTTGCCGTCGGCGAGCCGGTCGTCATCAACCCCTATCTGTCCTGCGGCACATGCATCGCCTGCCGGCACGGCAAGCCGAACTGCTGCGTCAGGATCGAAGTACTGGGCGTCCACCGCGATGGCGCCATGTGCGAACAGATACTCGTGCCTCAGCAAAATCTCTATCCCGTCAACGGCCTGTCGCTGGCGGATGCCGCCGCCGTCGAATTCCTGGCCATCGGCGCGCATGCCGTGCGGCGCTCACGCGCCGATCCCGGCGCGCGCACACTGGTCATCGGCGCCGGCCCCATCGGGCTCGGCACCGCCATCTTCGCCCGCATCGCCGGCCTGGATGTGACGCTGCTCGACACGAGCAGTGAAAGGCTGGATTTTGCCGCAAGCGAACTCGGCTTCCAGACCCTCGACGGCTCGCGCGGCGCGGCGCCCGATCTGGTCAAGCATGCGACCAGTGGCGAAGGCTTCGATGTGGTCTTCGACGCCACCGGCAACACCCAGTCGGTGCAGTCGGCCTTCGCCCATGTCGCGCATGGCGGGACGCTGGTGCTGGTCAGCGTGGTCAAGGACGACATCAGCTTTTCCGATCCGGAATTCCACAAGCGCGAGATGACGCTGATCGGCAGCCGCAATGCTCTGCGCGCCGACTTCGACCACGTCGCCGCCTCGATCCGCAATGGCGCGGTGCCAATGGCAAAGCTCGTGACCCACCGCACCGCGCTGGCCGAAACACCGGCCAATCTCGCCCGCTGGGCGCACGAGAAATCCGGCCTGATCAAGGCCGTGATCGAAGTCGGATAG
- a CDS encoding ABC transporter permease produces MSTEAIPAEKPKRNYNALFGLTLLALLVLLWVILSFSTSSFATANNISNLLRQGSMIAILAVGQTFVIITGGIDLSVGAVVGFTTVIVAMLINAGVPVLLAVLLTLLVGVAIGLFHGFGIVKMGLPPFIITLATLTSLRGIGLLITNGNSISINDDAFQEFSRNSFLGIPNLFWMVLLVGIPAYVFLHHSRWGRYLFSVGSNAEASRLSGVSVQRTIFMAYTLSGLCAAFVGVLLASRIGIGNPTQAEGWELQAIASSVIGGTSLFGAVGSVHGPLLGAFILATINNGANLLNVNAFWQRVITGALIIIIVYFDGLRRRGSK; encoded by the coding sequence ATGAGCACCGAGGCGATTCCTGCCGAAAAACCGAAGCGCAACTACAACGCCCTGTTCGGGCTGACGCTTCTGGCCTTGCTGGTGCTGCTGTGGGTTATCCTATCGTTCTCGACATCAAGCTTCGCGACGGCCAACAACATCTCGAACCTGCTGCGCCAGGGTTCAATGATCGCGATCCTCGCGGTCGGACAGACCTTCGTCATCATCACCGGCGGCATCGACCTTTCCGTTGGCGCCGTGGTCGGCTTCACCACCGTCATCGTGGCGATGCTGATCAATGCCGGCGTGCCGGTTCTGCTGGCCGTTCTGCTCACCTTGCTGGTCGGCGTCGCCATTGGCCTGTTTCATGGCTTCGGCATCGTCAAGATGGGCTTGCCGCCCTTCATCATCACGCTGGCAACGCTGACCTCGCTGCGCGGCATTGGCCTTTTGATAACCAACGGCAATTCAATCTCGATCAACGACGACGCCTTCCAGGAATTCTCGCGCAATTCCTTCCTCGGCATTCCCAATCTGTTCTGGATGGTCCTTCTGGTCGGCATACCCGCCTATGTCTTCCTGCATCACAGCCGCTGGGGCCGGTACCTGTTCTCGGTCGGCTCGAATGCCGAGGCCTCGCGCCTGTCTGGCGTCAGCGTCCAGCGCACCATCTTCATGGCCTACACGCTGTCGGGTCTCTGCGCGGCGTTCGTCGGCGTGCTGCTCGCTTCGCGCATCGGCATCGGCAATCCGACCCAGGCCGAGGGCTGGGAACTGCAGGCGATCGCATCGTCGGTCATCGGCGGTACCTCGCTGTTCGGCGCGGTCGGCTCCGTGCACGGGCCGCTGCTCGGCGCCTTTATCCTGGCGACCATCAACAACGGCGCCAACCTGCTCAACGTCAACGCCTTCTGGCAACGTGTCATCACCGGCGCACTGATCATCATCATTGTTTACTTCGACGGGCTGCGTCGCCGCGGCAGCAAGTAA